In the Molothrus aeneus isolate 106 chromosome 28, BPBGC_Maene_1.0, whole genome shotgun sequence genome, one interval contains:
- the FAM187A gene encoding Ig-like V-type domain-containing protein FAM187A — protein sequence MGMRLLGATILLSLLDVLQAFAIEKKGDVFKKTACPAFLVFENVAYLADMTFELPCKCKPEEASSVVWYFQKNLHSHETTVLTDFNGTVIVDSKQVRAGSDLLKRFSIRLFSLIVFRAQVRDSGHYLCGTKEGLFFYGYDVDVQPTRKITVAFLDKDQHVQEDHKEKEFTLFTTFWDWTRCDRCGVRGEQRRIGLCYVQSAQLKPRYRTALPNVSSCGSRAVPKPFGRLIRLRSPEVAVRSCLAPCPQKETPEEGVQSISNVVYKLGEKPELPRVPMQYHNQPPKTDLVISCPGARPEHAVAWDKGSVRLYRSHYLVGVRKDMRLFIDHGNHLHLQRLRRRDKATYFCWREGELVAGFQLTVTFEPRRQRSPSDPESIFVMRAVGISFAVVVGIFFLVHLSHCRSEVFRKVARL from the coding sequence ATGGGGATGAGGCTGCTGGGAGCCACcattctcctctccctgctggatgTTCTCCAGGCCTTTGCCATTGAGAAGAAAGGGGATGTGTTCAAGAAGACGGCGTGTCCCGCCTTCCTGGTGTTCGAGAACGTCGCCTACCTGGCGGACATGACCTTCGAGCTGCCCTGCAAGTGCAAGCCCGAGGAGGCCTCCTCTGTGGTCTGGTACTTCCAGAAGAACCTGCACAGCCACGAAACCACGGTGCTGACAGACTTCAACGGCACCGTGATCGTGGATTCCAAGCAGGTGCGCGCGGGCAGCGACCTCCTGAAGCGCTTCAGCATCCGCCTGTTCAGCCTGATCGTGTTCCGAGCCCAGGTGAGGGACTCTGGCCATTACCTGTGCGGCACCAAGGAAGGGCTCTTCTTCTACGGCTACGACGTGGACGTGCAGCCCACCAGGAAAATCACCGTGGCTTTCCTGGATAAAGACCAGCACGTCCAAGAGGACCACAAAGAGAAGGAATTCACCCTGTTCACCACCTTCTGGGACTGGACGCGCTGCGACCGCTGCGGGGTGCGGGGCGAGCAGCGGCGGATCGGGCTCTGTTACGTGCAGAGTGCCCAGCTGAAGCCCCGCTACCGCACGGCGCTGCCCAACGTCAGCTCCTGCGGCTCCAGGGCCGTGCCCAAACCCTTCGGCCGCCTCATCCGCCTCCGCAGCCCCGAGGTGGCCgtcaggagctgcctggcccCTTGCCCACAGAAGGAAACCCCCGAGGAGGGCGTGCAGTCCATCTCCAACGTCGTTTACAAGCTGGGCGAGAAGCCGGagctgccccgtgtccccatgcaGTACCACAACCAGCCCCCCAAAACTGACCTGGTGATCTCGTGCCCGGGGGCGCGGCCGGAGCACGCCGTGGCCTGGGACAAGGGCTCCGTCCGGCTCTACCGCTCCCACTACCTGGTGGGGGTGAGGAAGGACATGAGGCTCTTCATCGACCACGGGAACCACCTGCACCTGCAGCGGCTGCGCAGGAGGGACAAAGCCACCTACTTCTGCTGGCGGGAGGGCGAGCTGGTGGCCGGCTTCCAGCTCACTGTCACCTTCGAGCCCCGGCGCCAGCGCAGCCCCAGCGACCCCGAGTCCATCTTCGTCATGAGGGCTGTGGGCATCAGCTTTGCCGTCGTTGTTGGCATCTTCTTCCTCGTCCACCTGTCCCACTGCAGATCTGAGGTGTTCAGGAAAGTGGCCAGGTTGTAG
- the CCDC103 gene encoding coiled-coil domain-containing protein 103 yields MDPGMDPAGAFPVLERELRAALAEDERRQREGEAKLRALRQGVPDYGQFREIVLASHLKPLEKKDRLGQRRNVLWNPCAAPAETAPACTVDMPQELDQLPGTAAEFHRDWRRCLKSGTEKYQFLLELGGEALGRIFQADVGFGLLGEFLTVLAENIHPGDRAAILQILQSLAGTERFGLNVALLSQAEKESSQDLFRRLQSRDGQAAGQGEAHPMETHLEKETEEERTVVELMKRYQVS; encoded by the exons ATGGATCCGGGCATGGATCCGGCCGGGGCGTTCCCGGTGCTGGAGCGGGAGCTGCGGGCGGCGCTGGCGGAGGAcgagcggcggcagcgggagGGCGAGGCCAAGCTGCGGGCGCTGCGCCAGGGCGTCCCCGACTACGGCCAGTTCAG GGAGATTGTGCTGGCTTCTCACCTGAAGCCTctggagaagaaggacaggctgggacagaggagGAATGTGCTGTGGAatccctgtgcagccccagctgagacAGCGCCTGCCTGCACTGTGGACATGCCACAG GAGCTGGATCAGCTGCCCGGCACCGCTGCGGAATTTCACCGCGATTGGCGCCGATGCCTGAAAAGTGGGACAGAGAAATACCAGTTTTTGCTGGAGCTTGGAGGGGAGGCTTTGGGCAGGATTTTCCAGGCTGATGTGGGctttggcctcctgggggaATTCCTGACAGTGCTGGCAGAGAACATCCatcctggggacagagctgccatCCTTCAgatcctgcagagcctggcGGGCACCGAGCGCTTCGGGCTGAACGTGGCTCTGCTGAGCCAGGCAGAGAAGGAGAGCAGCCAGGATTTGttcaggaggctgcagagcagggatgggcaggctGCTGGCCAGGGGGAAGCCCATCCCATGGAGACCCACCTGGAAAAGGAAACTGAGGAGGAGAGGACAGTGGTGGAGCTGATGAAGCGTTACCAGGTcagctga